A window of Calditrichia bacterium contains these coding sequences:
- a CDS encoding glycosyltransferase family 4 protein, whose translation MSQNESLKSLQLVSVRWWNASAYYGISLADALNRQGFPAIVAGRAGSPPLQKAQDWQLPTFTEINLESLNPAKMPGNLNALKTLIRDQQIPLINAHRPEDMAFAVLVNKLSPTKIPVIRTVSDVRPPKRRFLNKYLHQNTDYFIFSCRASYERYQSVWPIFAERSAVIYSAIDTENFRPLPHYPELRRKLGISDNQLLIGIIARLDPVKDHDTFLKAAKTVAAEIPEARFLIAGEVCNITWEMLDEEAKSLGIRDKLVFVPRDDAISARDLIGSLDIGVVASNGSEVICRIAVEYMAMGKPIVSTDINVLPEIVEDGKNGLICNAGNAAQMTAHLLQLGKNSELRQNIGETGRQFAETKFSYPAFVSQTTEVYRQVLDRFSRR comes from the coding sequence TTGAGCCAAAATGAATCGCTAAAATCGCTGCAACTGGTTTCTGTTCGCTGGTGGAATGCCAGCGCATATTACGGCATCAGTTTGGCGGATGCGCTGAATCGCCAGGGTTTTCCGGCAATTGTTGCGGGAAGGGCGGGCAGTCCGCCGTTGCAAAAAGCGCAGGATTGGCAATTACCAACGTTCACGGAAATCAATCTGGAGTCGCTCAATCCGGCGAAAATGCCGGGCAATTTAAATGCGCTGAAAACGTTGATTCGCGATCAGCAGATTCCGTTGATCAACGCCCATCGTCCGGAAGATATGGCGTTTGCGGTGCTGGTCAACAAGCTGTCGCCGACAAAAATTCCGGTGATCCGCACCGTCAGCGATGTGCGTCCGCCAAAGCGCCGGTTTCTCAACAAATATCTTCACCAAAATACTGATTATTTTATATTTAGCTGCCGCGCCAGTTATGAGCGATATCAATCGGTTTGGCCGATTTTTGCAGAACGCAGCGCCGTCATTTACAGCGCAATCGACACGGAAAATTTCCGCCCGCTCCCCCACTACCCGGAACTTCGCCGGAAACTCGGGATTTCGGATAATCAGTTGTTAATCGGCATCATCGCGCGGCTGGATCCGGTAAAGGATCACGATACGTTTTTGAAAGCGGCGAAAACGGTTGCCGCAGAAATTCCCGAAGCGCGATTTTTGATTGCTGGCGAGGTTTGTAACATCACCTGGGAAATGCTCGATGAAGAAGCGAAATCGTTGGGTATTCGCGACAAACTGGTTTTTGTGCCGCGCGATGACGCCATTTCCGCCCGGGATTTGATCGGTAGCCTCGATATCGGCGTGGTTGCATCGAACGGATCGGAAGTGATTTGCCGGATCGCCGTGGAATACATGGCGATGGGAAAACCCATCGTTTCGACCGATATCAATGTGTTGCCGGAAATTGTTGAAGATGGCAAAAACGGACTGATCTGTAACGCGGGAAACGCTGCACAAATGACGGCACATTTACTGCAACTCGGGAAAAATAGTGAGTTACGCCAAAATATCGGCGAAACAGGGCGACAATTTGCAGAAACAAAATTCAGCTATCCCGCGTTTGTTTCGCAAACGACGGAGGTTTACCGACAGGTTTTGGATCGATTTTCCCGGCGTTAA
- a CDS encoding MFS transporter → MAKLSITEKLGYGVGDMGFNLYWTTIASFLAAFYTDIFGISAAAAGTMLFVTKIIDAFTDPAMGAIADRTQSRFGKFRPYLLWAGLPMAASAVLTFTTPDLAENGKIIWAYATYTLMMLFYTVLSTPYSALSGVMTARSQERTTLISIRFLFAFTCGALVNKYTLPLVEFFGNGNDVAGWQLTMALYGLVAAGLFFITFITTKERILPPPTQKTNPVDDIKDLLKNKPWLILFALAMIIMMTITMRGGSAYYYFLYFVEQPDLLPDYLFWQMVAYATGALLAPVMTKYVDKMKLLMILMGIVGGLSILFFFVPKDMIWAMFTLNILISLALGPKSPLTWSMYADTADYNEWKTGNRATAMTFSAATFSQKLGGALGSAGMLWVLAAIGYVANQAQSGASQTGIVWLQTVMPGIFALIAVVVVSFYTLTEEQLAIIQQDLKNRAQSQGE, encoded by the coding sequence ATGGCAAAATTGAGCATCACAGAAAAACTGGGATATGGCGTTGGCGATATGGGATTCAATTTGTATTGGACAACCATCGCATCATTTTTAGCCGCTTTTTATACCGATATTTTTGGAATTTCTGCCGCAGCAGCGGGAACAATGTTGTTCGTAACCAAAATTATAGATGCATTTACCGATCCGGCAATGGGCGCCATCGCGGATCGCACCCAATCCCGTTTCGGAAAATTTCGTCCCTATTTGCTTTGGGCGGGTTTACCGATGGCGGCAAGTGCTGTGTTAACGTTTACCACGCCGGATTTGGCAGAAAACGGTAAAATTATTTGGGCATATGCCACCTACACGTTAATGATGTTGTTTTATACGGTATTAAGCACGCCTTATTCCGCACTCTCCGGCGTGATGACTGCGCGAAGCCAGGAGCGAACCACCCTCATCAGTATTCGATTTTTGTTTGCCTTTACCTGCGGCGCACTGGTTAACAAATATACGTTGCCATTGGTCGAATTTTTCGGCAACGGAAACGATGTCGCCGGTTGGCAATTAACAATGGCATTGTATGGATTGGTTGCTGCCGGATTATTTTTTATCACGTTCATTACCACAAAAGAGCGCATTCTGCCACCGCCAACCCAAAAAACCAATCCGGTTGATGACATAAAAGATCTGCTAAAAAATAAGCCCTGGCTGATTCTATTTGCGCTCGCGATGATTATCATGATGACAATAACCATGCGCGGCGGGTCGGCGTACTATTATTTTCTTTATTTTGTTGAACAGCCGGACCTGCTTCCCGATTACCTGTTTTGGCAAATGGTTGCTTACGCCACGGGTGCTTTACTCGCACCGGTAATGACAAAATATGTCGATAAAATGAAGCTTTTAATGATACTTATGGGCATAGTTGGCGGTTTATCGATCCTCTTTTTCTTTGTACCAAAAGATATGATTTGGGCAATGTTCACATTGAATATCCTTATCAGTTTGGCGTTGGGACCAAAATCACCATTAACCTGGTCCATGTATGCAGACACCGCTGATTATAACGAATGGAAAACCGGCAACCGCGCGACCGCGATGACATTTTCTGCAGCAACATTTTCGCAAAAACTGGGCGGCGCTTTGGGCAGCGCCGGTATGTTATGGGTTTTGGCTGCAATCGGGTATGTTGCAAATCAGGCGCAGAGCGGTGCATCCCAAACCGGGATTGTTTGGCTACAAACCGTTATGCCAGGAATTTTTGCGTTAATAGCCGTGGTTGTCGTCAGCTTTTACACGCTTACCGAAGAGCAGCTTGCCATCATTCAACAAGATTTAAAAAACCGTGCACAAAGCCAGGGTGAATAA
- a CDS encoding arylesterase has product MCKKTIFFKYLIFNSLAFVLFFALSAAQAQNKTKPENNTQKSDRSKTILFLGNSLTAGYGLETTQAYPALIQEKIDSLKLPFSVINAGLSGETSAGGLRRLNWLLRSPVDVFVLALGANDGLRGFPPTVTTENLQNIIKNVREKNPDCAVVIAGMEALPNMGESYVREFREIFPKVAKANNAALIPFLLADVAGRPALNLADGVHPNIAGQKIVAENVWEVLKPVLEKRAGGGN; this is encoded by the coding sequence ATGTGTAAAAAAACTATTTTTTTCAAGTATCTGATTTTTAACAGCTTAGCATTTGTTTTATTTTTCGCGCTTTCCGCTGCGCAGGCTCAAAACAAAACAAAACCGGAAAATAATACGCAGAAATCCGATCGATCCAAAACGATTCTTTTTTTAGGAAACAGCCTGACAGCAGGTTACGGATTGGAGACAACCCAGGCGTATCCGGCATTAATTCAGGAAAAAATCGATTCGCTGAAACTGCCGTTTTCGGTGATCAACGCAGGGCTAAGCGGCGAAACTTCCGCCGGTGGCTTGCGGCGATTGAACTGGTTGCTGCGCAGTCCGGTGGATGTTTTTGTGCTGGCGCTCGGCGCGAATGATGGATTGCGCGGATTTCCGCCGACGGTTACGACTGAAAATTTGCAAAATATCATCAAAAATGTTCGCGAGAAAAATCCGGATTGCGCGGTTGTCATCGCCGGAATGGAGGCGCTGCCAAACATGGGCGAAAGCTATGTGAGAGAATTTCGTGAAATATTCCCAAAAGTTGCCAAAGCAAATAACGCAGCGCTGATCCCGTTTTTGCTGGCAGATGTCGCCGGAAGACCGGCATTGAACCTCGCGGACGGCGTTCACCCGAACATCGCCGGACAAAAAATTGTGGCGGAAAACGTTTGGGAAGTGCTCAAGCCCGTTCTCGAAAAGCGTGCCGGAGGCGGCAATTGA
- a CDS encoding conjugal transfer protein TraR codes for MSPEEKDQITQKLLQEIEATKKDIERLEELTRPIAPDNAIGRLSRMEALNSKSLNEAALEDALIKLPKLENTLARIDQPDFGKCKKCAAEIPFKRLLFMPESSLCVACTRHR; via the coding sequence ATGTCACCCGAAGAAAAAGATCAGATTACCCAAAAATTGTTGCAGGAAATTGAAGCAACCAAAAAAGATATCGAGCGATTGGAGGAGTTAACCCGCCCGATTGCGCCGGATAACGCCATCGGCAGGTTGAGCCGGATGGAAGCGTTGAACAGCAAAAGCCTCAACGAGGCGGCGCTTGAAGATGCGCTCATCAAATTGCCGAAGCTGGAAAATACCCTCGCCAGAATTGATCAGCCGGATTTTGGCAAGTGCAAAAAATGCGCTGCCGAAATCCCGTTCAAACGGCTGTTGTTCATGCCGGAAAGTAGCCTTTGCGTTGCCTGCACCCGCCACCGATGA
- a CDS encoding ABC transporter permease has product MAWRDSRSQRGRLFLFMAAIVAGIAALIAINSFGRNLETAVQTQAKSLLGADLMLSSRQEFSAESTALIDSLAGLSVDGAFSKEIVFGSMAYFPRTGNTRLTQIRALSGAFPFYGALETAPEAAVEAFRRGEGALVDRGLMLQYQLNTGDTVRVGQTAFVILGELKQAPGQADAGATIAPRVYIPLANLESTGLITFGSRARYFAYFQFPKNFDADALEESLKPQLRALELRATTVAEQQRSFGRALQNLYRFLNLVGFIALLLGCLGVASSVHVYIRQKLESISILRCLGVPVRQTFAIFLIQTIVLQGFAATLGAILGVAVQTGLPSILADFLPVDVDFSISFAAIGEGLFIGLAMVFLFSLLPLLSVRKVSPLLAIRASFETEKSSRDPLRWLVIAGIAVLIFLVTLYQAQNMGVAMGFFGGLLLAFGALAGVAKLLMWAVRRFFPQRLSFIWRQSLANLYRPNNQTLTLTLSLGLGIFLISTLFLTQNTLLNQVALTDSGNQPNLVLFDIQIDQREAIENDIREAGLPILQNVPIVTMRLKSIAGRTVDDILADSTSSIPRWALSREYRSTYRDSLVSTEEIIAGKWIPRVESVNDTVPVSLEEGIAADLGVNIDDELVIDVQGVPIPARVASIRKVNWQRVQPNFFVLFPAGVLEEAPQFFVLVTRAASQQVSAQVQQSIVRDFPNVSAIDLELVLRTAESILSKISFVIRFMALFSILTGFVVLIAAVMTSRFQRIRESVLLRTLGAKRRQISQILALEYFYLGSLAALTGLILSVGSGWALATFVFDAAFVPPTWSLVGSVALVVLLTIALGMLNSRGIATRPPLEVLRAEG; this is encoded by the coding sequence ATGGCCTGGCGGGACAGCCGTTCCCAACGCGGGCGCTTGTTCCTTTTTATGGCGGCAATTGTTGCCGGTATCGCGGCGCTGATCGCCATCAACTCGTTTGGGCGCAATCTCGAAACCGCTGTGCAAACGCAGGCGAAATCGCTGCTCGGTGCAGATTTGATGCTCAGTTCCCGGCAGGAATTCTCAGCGGAAAGCACAGCGCTGATCGATTCGCTCGCGGGTTTATCGGTGGACGGCGCGTTTTCAAAAGAAATTGTCTTTGGCTCGATGGCCTATTTCCCGCGTACCGGAAACACGCGCCTGACCCAAATTCGGGCGCTTTCCGGTGCGTTCCCGTTTTACGGCGCGTTGGAAACTGCACCGGAAGCTGCGGTTGAAGCCTTCCGTCGCGGCGAAGGTGCGCTGGTCGATCGCGGGTTGATGCTGCAATATCAATTAAATACCGGCGACACGGTGCGGGTCGGGCAAACTGCATTTGTTATTTTGGGAGAGTTGAAACAGGCACCCGGACAGGCGGATGCCGGAGCAACCATCGCACCGCGCGTTTATATTCCGCTGGCGAATTTGGAAAGCACCGGGTTAATCACTTTTGGCAGCCGCGCCCGGTATTTCGCATATTTTCAATTCCCCAAAAATTTCGATGCCGATGCGTTGGAAGAATCGCTGAAACCGCAACTCCGCGCACTCGAACTGCGCGCCACCACCGTTGCGGAGCAGCAACGCAGCTTTGGGCGGGCGCTGCAAAATCTCTATCGATTTTTGAATTTGGTGGGATTTATCGCGCTGTTGCTCGGCTGTTTGGGCGTTGCCAGCTCGGTTCATGTGTACATCCGCCAAAAGCTGGAAAGTATCTCGATTTTGCGTTGCCTCGGTGTTCCGGTGCGACAAACGTTCGCCATTTTTTTGATCCAAACAATTGTTCTGCAAGGATTTGCAGCGACACTCGGCGCGATATTGGGCGTTGCTGTTCAAACCGGTTTGCCGAGTATTTTAGCCGATTTTCTGCCTGTCGATGTCGATTTTTCTATTTCGTTCGCTGCGATTGGCGAAGGGCTGTTTATCGGTTTAGCAATGGTTTTTCTCTTTTCGCTACTGCCGTTACTTTCGGTGCGAAAAGTATCACCACTTCTGGCGATTCGGGCGTCATTTGAAACTGAAAAATCCAGCCGCGATCCGTTGCGATGGCTGGTGATTGCCGGCATTGCCGTGCTCATTTTTTTGGTCACATTGTATCAGGCCCAAAATATGGGTGTTGCGATGGGATTTTTCGGCGGATTGCTGCTGGCGTTCGGCGCGTTGGCGGGCGTCGCAAAGCTGCTGATGTGGGCGGTTCGCCGCTTTTTTCCGCAACGGCTCAGCTTTATCTGGCGGCAGAGTTTGGCAAATTTGTATCGCCCGAACAACCAGACGTTAACACTGACGCTCTCGCTGGGATTGGGTATTTTTCTGATCAGCACGTTATTTCTTACCCAAAATACGTTACTCAATCAGGTTGCCCTGACTGATAGCGGCAATCAGCCCAATCTGGTGCTGTTCGATATCCAGATTGACCAGCGCGAAGCTATCGAAAATGACATCCGCGAAGCCGGATTGCCAATTTTGCAAAATGTGCCAATTGTGACGATGCGGCTGAAAAGCATCGCCGGACGAACCGTGGACGATATTCTGGCAGACAGCACCTCGAGCATTCCGCGTTGGGCGTTGTCACGCGAATATCGCTCGACGTATCGCGATTCGCTGGTGAGCACCGAGGAAATAATTGCCGGAAAATGGATTCCACGGGTCGAAAGCGTCAACGATACTGTGCCGGTTTCGCTGGAAGAGGGCATCGCAGCCGATCTCGGTGTGAATATCGATGACGAACTGGTTATCGACGTGCAGGGTGTGCCCATCCCGGCACGGGTCGCCAGCATCCGGAAAGTGAACTGGCAACGGGTTCAACCCAATTTTTTTGTGTTATTTCCCGCTGGCGTTTTGGAGGAAGCACCGCAATTTTTTGTGCTGGTTACTCGCGCGGCATCGCAGCAGGTTTCGGCGCAGGTGCAGCAATCGATTGTCCGCGATTTCCCGAACGTTTCGGCGATTGATTTGGAGCTGGTGCTCCGTACGGCAGAATCGATTCTCAGTAAAATCAGTTTTGTGATCCGTTTTATGGCGCTGTTCAGCATCCTCACCGGTTTTGTGGTGTTGATTGCCGCGGTGATGACTTCGCGGTTCCAGCGCATCCGCGAAAGCGTTTTGTTGCGTACACTCGGTGCAAAACGCCGCCAGATCAGCCAGATTTTGGCGTTGGAATATTTTTATCTGGGCAGCCTTGCAGCGTTGACCGGGCTGATATTGTCGGTCGGCAGTGGTTGGGCGTTGGCAACTTTTGTGTTTGATGCGGCATTTGTGCCGCCAACCTGGTCGCTGGTTGGCAGCGTTGCGCTGGTCGTTTTGTTGACTATCGCATTGGGTATGTTAAACAGCCGGGGCATCGCCACACGTCCGCCGCTGGAAGTGCTGCGTGCCGAAGGTTAA
- a CDS encoding S9 family peptidase has protein sequence MNAQENAGAPETEHSIKISQWLKTEPFSAPVPALAGDDFKLSQMLGFEPVDIATITNDQLGLSWSELAADESGNVQLSGSGDQPQVIWLAAYLETDRFAKATLKLQTAHLARVYLDGQKIAEKSSSENEEPGKIEEKLTLETGKHVLVVKSLRDPKNESKWQLSGSISTTSDAVITVSTSPKKIVDAHQLLDRTMIRGVSISADGKIAAVSYSKMNPATAKSESWLELIDVNTSQNIRTYQGGTAIGGIQWAPKSNLFAYEESNDGKSTVWIVNLPNGTVTPILRDVENFGYFQWSPDEQFMIYSITDEAEKNDTGLKRLQSPRDRWSSFRNNSFLYRVNLPDGSRQRLTAGNLGTSLQSIHPNGSKLLFSTSVDDYEHRPYTKTALIELDLESLAVDTLFEEMWFGNVQYSPDGKQLLLTGSARLFNNKGVNLPEGMIPNDYDSQAFLYSLGDGAVTAFTREFDPTIDGATWSPDGRSIYLTVGEGEYVRLYKYHLSDGAFEPIKSGFDVINSVDVARRAQIAVVYGSSAQMPHRVHIIDLAKKRHSTLSDPAAKEFENVRFGDLKDFKFTNADGKTIDGRVYYPPNFDPAKKYPAIVYYYGGTSVTDRSFGGRYPKNLYTAQGYVVYVLQPSGAPGYGQEFSALHVNDWGNKAANDILTGVEKFLDAHPFVDRDRVGNMGASYGGYMTMHLVTRSNIFAAAVSHAGISSIASYWGEGNWGYLYSSVATAESFPWNRKDIYVNQSPLFNADKVTTPILLLHGDSDTNVPRGESDQFYVALKLLGKTVEYVRVAGQDHHILDYRKRLLWQNSIFAWFDKYLKNQPEWWNELYKNQ, from the coding sequence ATGAATGCTCAGGAAAACGCCGGTGCACCGGAAACAGAACATTCCATAAAAATAAGCCAGTGGCTGAAAACCGAGCCATTTTCCGCACCTGTGCCGGCGCTCGCTGGTGATGATTTCAAACTTAGCCAGATGTTGGGTTTTGAGCCGGTTGACATCGCGACAATTACCAACGACCAATTGGGGTTGAGTTGGAGCGAGTTAGCCGCAGACGAATCGGGAAATGTGCAGCTTTCCGGCAGTGGCGATCAACCGCAAGTTATTTGGTTGGCGGCTTATCTGGAAACCGACCGTTTTGCCAAGGCGACGCTAAAATTGCAAACCGCGCATCTTGCGCGAGTGTATCTGGATGGGCAAAAAATCGCTGAAAAATCATCCTCCGAAAACGAAGAACCCGGCAAAATTGAAGAAAAACTGACGCTGGAAACCGGCAAACATGTGCTGGTTGTGAAATCGCTGCGCGATCCGAAAAATGAATCGAAATGGCAGTTAAGTGGTTCAATTTCAACAACTTCGGATGCGGTGATTACCGTATCCACTTCACCCAAAAAGATTGTCGATGCGCACCAGTTGCTCGATCGCACGATGATTCGCGGCGTGTCGATTTCCGCTGATGGGAAAATTGCAGCGGTTTCGTATTCCAAAATGAATCCCGCAACTGCAAAAAGCGAGAGCTGGCTGGAATTAATCGACGTGAACACCAGCCAAAACATTCGCACCTATCAGGGTGGCACGGCCATCGGCGGCATCCAGTGGGCGCCGAAAAGCAATTTGTTCGCATACGAAGAAAGTAACGACGGTAAAAGCACTGTCTGGATCGTCAATCTTCCCAACGGCACGGTGACCCCGATTTTAAGAGATGTGGAAAATTTTGGCTATTTCCAGTGGTCGCCGGACGAACAATTTATGATTTATTCAATTACCGATGAAGCGGAGAAAAACGATACGGGACTGAAGCGGCTCCAAAGCCCGCGCGATCGCTGGTCTTCTTTTCGCAACAACAGTTTTCTGTATCGCGTGAATTTGCCGGACGGCTCCCGGCAGCGCCTGACCGCCGGAAATTTGGGCACGTCACTGCAATCGATCCATCCGAACGGTTCAAAATTGCTGTTCTCGACATCGGTGGATGATTACGAACATCGCCCGTATACAAAAACGGCACTCATCGAACTTGATCTGGAATCGCTGGCAGTCGATACACTGTTCGAAGAAATGTGGTTCGGCAACGTCCAATATTCGCCGGATGGCAAACAATTGCTGCTCACCGGTTCGGCGCGGTTATTCAATAATAAAGGCGTCAATCTGCCGGAAGGCATGATCCCGAATGATTACGACAGTCAGGCGTTTCTGTATTCCTTGGGCGATGGCGCGGTAACCGCTTTCACCCGGGAGTTTGACCCGACAATTGACGGTGCCACGTGGAGCCCGGACGGTCGGTCGATTTATCTGACCGTCGGTGAGGGCGAGTATGTTCGGCTATATAAATACCACCTTTCGGATGGCGCATTTGAGCCCATCAAAAGCGGGTTCGATGTGATTAACTCTGTGGATGTTGCTCGCAGAGCTCAAATTGCCGTGGTTTACGGCTCCAGCGCGCAAATGCCGCATCGCGTTCACATTATCGATCTCGCTAAAAAACGCCATTCGACACTGTCCGACCCGGCAGCAAAAGAATTTGAAAACGTGCGTTTTGGCGATCTCAAAGATTTCAAATTTACCAACGCAGACGGCAAAACCATTGATGGTCGTGTGTACTACCCGCCCAATTTCGATCCGGCGAAAAAATATCCGGCGATCGTTTATTATTACGGCGGAACGTCGGTTACGGATCGCAGTTTTGGCGGACGGTATCCCAAAAATTTGTATACGGCACAAGGTTACGTGGTTTATGTGCTCCAGCCCAGCGGTGCTCCCGGTTACGGTCAGGAATTTTCGGCGCTGCATGTCAACGATTGGGGCAACAAAGCTGCCAACGATATTTTGACCGGTGTCGAGAAATTTTTGGATGCGCACCCGTTTGTGGATCGCGATCGGGTTGGCAACATGGGTGCGTCCTACGGCGGATACATGACAATGCACTTGGTCACCCGTTCGAATATTTTTGCGGCTGCGGTTTCGCATGCGGGAATCAGTTCGATTGCCAGCTATTGGGGCGAAGGAAATTGGGGCTACCTCTATTCATCTGTTGCAACTGCGGAAAGTTTTCCGTGGAATCGCAAAGATATTTACGTTAATCAAAGCCCGTTATTTAATGCGGATAAAGTAACAACGCCCATTTTGCTGCTCCACGGCGACAGCGATACCAACGTGCCGCGCGGCGAAAGCGATCAATTTTATGTCGCGTTGAAATTGCTCGGCAAAACGGTTGAGTATGTGCGGGTTGCCGGACAGGATCACCACATTCTGGATTATCGCAAACGATTATTGTGGCAAAATTCCATCTTCGCGTGGTTCGATAAATATCTGAAAAATCAGCCGGAATGGTGGAATGAGCTGTATAAAAATCAATAA
- a CDS encoding ABC transporter ATP-binding protein, whose amino-acid sequence MTAILKVENLGKSYRSGERNLTVLDEISFEIEAGTTCAIVGPSGSGKTTLLGLCAGLDRSSTGDVLINGISLSSLNEDERAAVRNQFVGFVFQNFQLIPTLTALENVMVPMELRGETNVRDTAAELLNRVGLGKRLNHYPVQLSGGEQQRVALARAFINRPKILFADEPTGNLDDETGTAVSELLFSLNRDAGTTLVLVTHDLEFAHRTQRIIRLKGGKIVSDEPTALVESAQQMEID is encoded by the coding sequence ATGACTGCCATTCTGAAAGTTGAAAATCTCGGGAAATCGTATCGCAGCGGCGAACGCAATCTGACCGTATTGGACGAAATTTCATTCGAAATCGAAGCCGGGACAACCTGCGCCATCGTCGGACCGTCCGGCAGCGGAAAAACTACCTTGCTCGGTTTGTGTGCGGGGCTGGATCGCAGCAGCACCGGCGATGTGCTCATCAACGGCATTTCGTTGTCATCGTTAAATGAAGATGAACGGGCAGCGGTTCGCAACCAGTTTGTCGGCTTTGTTTTCCAGAATTTCCAATTGATTCCCACACTCACGGCTTTGGAAAATGTGATGGTGCCGATGGAGTTACGCGGCGAAACCAACGTTCGCGATACTGCGGCGGAGTTGCTCAATCGGGTTGGGCTCGGTAAACGGTTGAACCACTATCCCGTACAGCTTTCCGGCGGCGAACAGCAGCGGGTTGCACTGGCGCGCGCGTTTATCAATCGCCCCAAAATTTTATTTGCGGACGAGCCGACCGGCAATCTCGACGACGAAACCGGAACCGCCGTTTCCGAATTGCTATTTTCGCTGAACCGCGATGCCGGCACAACGCTGGTTTTGGTGACCCACGATCTGGAATTTGCCCACCGAACCCAACGGATTATTCGCCTGAAAGGCGGAAAAATTGTTTCGGACGAACCGACAGCGTTGGTTGAATCTGCACAACAAATGGAAATCGACTAA
- a CDS encoding NAD(P)/FAD-dependent oxidoreductase, which yields MNTINQNHKKQQHRVVIIGGGFGGLYAARKLGNAPVSVTLIDKRNFHLFQPLLYQVATGGLSPGDIASPIRAVLNRYRNIRVIQGEVNKVDPVAKVVYANSEAFPYDSLVVATGATHHYFGNTEWAENAPGLKTIEDALQIRSYIFEQFEIAEREPDPQKRQELLTFVLVGGGPTGVEMAGAIAELAFSTLRKDFRNIDTGDAKVILLEAGPFILPAYPEKLSEKAKKALEKLGVIVRTNTMVTDIQPGKIQVKTESNSDLISAKTIVWSAGVKASGFSKILSAATHAETDRGGRIAVNADLSIPNHPDIFVIGDLALFKQDGKPLPGVAPVAMQQGKYVANLIRNKVSAKKTAPFRYLDKGNLAVIGRNAAVAQIWKFHLSGWLAWVIWLFVHIAYLIEFDNRMMVLFQWGWNYFTRNSGARLITGEINKIFAAKETVESE from the coding sequence ATGAACACCATTAATCAAAATCATAAAAAACAACAACATAGAGTCGTGATTATCGGCGGGGGATTTGGCGGATTATACGCTGCCCGTAAATTGGGCAATGCGCCGGTTTCAGTAACCCTCATCGATAAACGGAATTTTCACCTGTTTCAGCCGCTGTTGTATCAGGTGGCGACCGGCGGTTTGTCGCCCGGTGATATTGCATCGCCGATTCGTGCAGTGCTTAATCGGTACCGAAACATTCGCGTTATTCAGGGCGAAGTTAACAAAGTTGATCCGGTTGCGAAAGTCGTTTACGCCAACAGCGAGGCATTTCCATATGATTCGCTGGTGGTTGCCACCGGCGCGACGCACCACTATTTTGGAAATACGGAATGGGCGGAAAACGCACCGGGACTGAAAACAATCGAAGACGCGCTGCAAATCCGCAGCTATATTTTTGAACAATTTGAAATCGCGGAGCGTGAACCGGATCCCCAAAAACGCCAGGAATTGCTGACATTTGTGCTCGTAGGTGGCGGCCCGACCGGTGTCGAAATGGCGGGAGCAATTGCCGAATTGGCGTTTTCCACGTTGCGGAAAGATTTTCGCAATATTGATACCGGCGATGCCAAAGTAATTTTGCTGGAAGCCGGACCGTTTATCCTGCCGGCGTATCCGGAAAAATTATCTGAAAAAGCCAAAAAAGCGCTCGAAAAACTGGGCGTAATTGTGCGAACGAATACGATGGTAACGGATATTCAGCCCGGAAAAATCCAGGTTAAAACGGAAAGCAATTCCGATCTAATTTCAGCAAAAACAATTGTTTGGTCGGCGGGCGTCAAAGCATCCGGATTCAGCAAAATTCTCTCAGCTGCAACCCATGCGGAAACGGACAGAGGCGGCAGAATCGCTGTGAACGCGGATTTGTCCATTCCCAATCATCCCGATATTTTTGTGATCGGCGATCTGGCGTTGTTCAAACAAGATGGAAAGCCGTTGCCCGGCGTTGCCCCGGTTGCAATGCAGCAGGGAAAATACGTCGCAAACCTCATCCGCAACAAAGTTAGCGCCAAAAAAACAGCGCCATTCAGATATTTAGACAAAGGCAATCTCGCGGTGATCGGGCGGAACGCGGCGGTCGCGCAAATCTGGAAATTTCATTTGTCGGGGTGGCTGGCGTGGGTCATCTGGCTGTTTGTGCACATCGCGTATTTGATTGAGTTCGACAACCGGATGATGGTGCTGTTCCAATGGGGATGGAATTATTTCACCCGGAACAGCGGCGCACGGCTGATCACCGGCGAGATCAACAAAATTTTTGCAGCAAAAGAAACGGTGGAAAGCGAATAA